One Granulicella sp. 5B5 DNA window includes the following coding sequences:
- a CDS encoding carboxypeptidase regulatory-like domain-containing protein, whose translation MPSFRRKHRCTRWLCALACFAIAAIAHASEHHGQVAFNNLPVPGATVTVTHGTQKLSTVTNADGSYAFPDLADGSWKIDIEMPLFEPIQQSITITPNMPGIRWDLKMLPLPQVLAKAKVIAPAQLGVMAEAEPTAVPKSAAKPAGNEPEAPRPAEEPPPSNDGFLVNGTVNNAATSQFTLAQGFGNTRKGTRSLYNGGIGVIYDNSALDARPYSLSGLDSPKSAYNTITGVATLGGPIRIPHVLPRGPNFFVAYQWTRSNTATNETSLVPTLAQRSTVPIDPIAQALLALYPEPNSSSASYNYQTPVVAHAHQDALQSRLEKSIGRRDDLYGNFAFQSTRSDNTSLFGFRDQTGALGMNLNANWQHRFNAGLFATLGFNFSRVRTLITPNFENRQDIEGGAGPAGIAGVDSSPVNWGPPTLVFSSGIATLTDAQSAFNRNRTDAVSPSVHYYRGRHNITAGIDFRRQEFNYFSQQDPRGTFTFTGTATGSDFSDFAAGTPDTASINYGNADKYLRQSVYDAYITDDWRLRPEFTIDVGVRWEYGAPITELKDRLVNLDVAPNFTAVEPVLASAPTGPLTGRHYPTSLILPDRRNVEPRIGLSWRPIPGSSLVLRGGYGIYADTSVYQATALQLAEEPPLTTNTLSAQNSTNCPLSLSSGLVRQPCTATTPNSFAVDPNFRVGYAQTWQLSAQRDLPFALQMTATYLGIKGTRGVQEFLPNTYPVGGANPCPSCPSGFTYRTSNGDSTRESGSFQLRRRLRSGFSASVLYTFSKSIDDDSALGGQGPVAAGATSQSAATAAIAQNWLDLRAERGRSTFDQRHLLSTSFQYSTGTGLGGGTLLSGWRGRIYKEWTFAGQITAGSGLPETPIYLAATNGTGVTGNLRPDRTTAPLYTGTAGHFLNAAAFTAPQPGQWGNAGRDSITGPGSFSFNASLSRTFRIFKTYNLDIRVNATNLLNHAVFTSYNTTISPSLDNPVFGLPAATSPMRSLQTTARLRF comes from the coding sequence ATGCCCTCATTCCGACGAAAGCACCGCTGCACACGCTGGCTCTGCGCCCTCGCGTGCTTCGCCATCGCCGCCATCGCCCATGCCTCGGAGCACCACGGCCAAGTCGCCTTCAACAACCTGCCCGTCCCCGGTGCGACCGTCACCGTCACCCACGGCACACAAAAACTCTCTACCGTCACCAACGCCGACGGTAGCTACGCCTTCCCCGACCTCGCCGATGGCTCCTGGAAGATCGACATCGAGATGCCGCTCTTTGAGCCCATTCAGCAGTCGATCACCATAACCCCGAACATGCCCGGCATCCGCTGGGACCTCAAGATGCTGCCGCTTCCGCAGGTCCTCGCCAAAGCAAAAGTAATCGCGCCTGCGCAGCTCGGCGTGATGGCCGAAGCCGAGCCCACAGCCGTTCCCAAGTCCGCAGCCAAACCAGCCGGTAACGAACCCGAAGCCCCCAGACCCGCCGAGGAGCCTCCGCCATCCAACGACGGCTTCCTCGTCAACGGCACCGTCAACAACGCCGCCACCTCGCAGTTCACGCTCGCGCAGGGCTTCGGCAACACGCGCAAAGGCACCCGGAGCCTCTACAACGGTGGCATCGGTGTCATCTACGACAACTCCGCGCTCGACGCTCGCCCCTACTCTCTCAGCGGCCTCGACAGCCCCAAATCTGCCTACAACACCATCACGGGCGTCGCCACGCTCGGCGGTCCCATCCGTATCCCGCACGTCCTTCCACGCGGGCCCAATTTCTTCGTCGCCTATCAGTGGACGCGCAGCAACACCGCCACCAACGAGACCTCGCTCGTCCCCACGCTCGCGCAACGCAGTACCGTCCCCATCGACCCCATCGCCCAGGCGCTGCTCGCGCTCTATCCAGAACCCAACTCCTCCAGCGCCAGCTACAACTACCAGACGCCCGTCGTCGCCCACGCCCATCAGGACGCCCTCCAGTCGCGCCTCGAAAAATCCATCGGCCGCCGCGACGACCTCTACGGCAACTTCGCCTTCCAGAGCACCCGTTCCGACAACACCAGCCTCTTCGGCTTCCGCGACCAGACCGGCGCGCTCGGCATGAACCTCAACGCCAACTGGCAGCACCGCTTCAACGCAGGCCTTTTCGCCACGCTTGGCTTCAACTTCAGCCGCGTGCGCACGCTTATCACTCCTAACTTCGAAAACCGCCAGGACATCGAAGGCGGCGCCGGGCCCGCCGGCATTGCCGGCGTGGATAGTTCACCCGTCAACTGGGGCCCGCCCACACTCGTCTTCTCCAGCGGCATTGCCACACTCACTGACGCGCAGAGCGCCTTCAACCGCAACCGCACCGACGCCGTCTCGCCCTCGGTCCACTACTATCGCGGTCGCCACAACATCACCGCCGGCATCGACTTCCGCCGTCAGGAGTTCAACTACTTCTCGCAGCAGGACCCGCGCGGTACCTTCACCTTCACCGGCACTGCTACTGGCTCGGACTTCAGCGACTTCGCCGCCGGCACACCCGACACCGCCTCCATCAACTACGGCAACGCCGACAAATATCTTCGTCAGTCCGTCTACGACGCCTACATCACCGACGACTGGCGTCTCCGCCCCGAGTTCACCATCGACGTCGGCGTCCGCTGGGAGTATGGCGCGCCCATCACCGAGCTCAAGGACCGCCTCGTCAACCTCGACGTCGCCCCCAACTTCACCGCCGTCGAGCCTGTACTCGCCAGCGCACCCACCGGCCCACTCACTGGCAGGCACTATCCCACCTCACTCATCCTCCCTGACCGCCGCAACGTCGAGCCACGCATCGGCCTCTCCTGGCGTCCCATTCCCGGCTCATCGCTCGTCCTCCGCGGCGGCTACGGCATCTACGCCGACACCTCCGTCTACCAGGCCACTGCCCTGCAGCTCGCCGAGGAGCCGCCCCTCACCACCAACACTCTCAGCGCGCAGAACAGCACCAACTGCCCGCTCTCGCTCTCCAGCGGCCTTGTCCGCCAGCCCTGCACCGCCACCACGCCCAACAGCTTCGCCGTCGATCCCAACTTCCGCGTCGGCTACGCGCAAACGTGGCAGCTCTCCGCACAGCGCGATCTTCCCTTCGCTCTGCAGATGACCGCCACCTACCTCGGCATCAAAGGCACGCGCGGCGTGCAGGAGTTCCTCCCCAACACCTACCCTGTGGGCGGCGCGAACCCCTGCCCATCCTGCCCCTCCGGCTTCACCTACCGCACCTCCAACGGCGACTCCACACGCGAGTCCGGCAGCTTCCAGCTCCGCCGCCGTCTCCGCAGCGGCTTCTCCGCCTCAGTTCTCTACACCTTCTCCAAGTCCATCGACGACGACTCCGCGCTCGGCGGCCAGGGGCCCGTCGCCGCGGGCGCCACCAGCCAAAGCGCCGCCACAGCAGCCATCGCGCAGAACTGGCTCGATCTCCGCGCCGAGCGTGGCCGCTCCACCTTTGACCAGCGCCACCTGCTCTCCACCAGCTTCCAGTACTCCACCGGCACCGGCCTCGGCGGCGGCACGCTGCTCTCCGGCTGGCGTGGCCGCATCTACAAGGAGTGGACCTTCGCCGGCCAGATCACCGCTGGCAGCGGCCTGCCCGAGACGCCCATCTACCTCGCCGCCACCAACGGCACCGGCGTCACCGGCAACCTCCGCCCCGACCGCACCACCGCACCGCTCTACACCGGCACCGCAGGCCACTTCCTCAACGCAGCGGCCTTCACCGCGCCGCAGCCCGGCCAGTGGGGAAACGCCGGTCGAGATTCCATCACCGGCCCCGGATCGTTCAGCTTCAACGCCTCACTCTCGCGCACCTTCCGCATCTTCAAAACCTACAATCTTGATATTCGCGTGAACGCCACCAATCTTCTCAACCATGCCGTCTTCACCAGCTACAACACCACCATCAGTCCTTCTTTGGACAACCCCGTCTTCGGCCTCCCCGCTGCCACCAGCCCCATGCGCAGCCTCCAAACCACCGCAAGGCTGAGGTTCTAA